Proteins from a single region of Weeksella virosa DSM 16922:
- the ccsA gene encoding cytochrome c biogenesis protein CcsA produces the protein MDKLQKILFSTRTMAVLLFIYAAAMAIATFVENDYDTLTAKKLIYDATWFEILMVWLMALFIANIKRYSLWSFKKLPVLVFHLAFLFIFLGGAITRYISFEGQMPIAEGETTNEIISDKSYFKMIIDDGEQRMAYDNHEYAMTYFDRKDSTSFLFRRHFEGKYQFKDKVIKLKTFDYIPHALDTIVRTDKGERILELVTVGEGGRRSVFIRSGEIKSINGALVTFNRPMDGTIQLREVDGQILIKSPFEGEYVQMQGQAIGQITDEEKLREGAGKLAFNVEEPLKYRSLYSIMNAQFVVPVPPFTGEVQYRHGSKLNPNEAELPGAIYAEVSVGNERDTVVIVGGRGQTNYTADANLAGLNISIGYGSKIVKTPFSIRLDDFILDRYPGSINPSSFESMITVIDEGKETPQHIYMNNVMDYKGYRFFQASYFPDEQGTILSVNQDWWGTNVTYVGYFLLFTSMFVTLFWKGTRFWQLNSLLKALHQKKMILLPFFLLSFYGLGQLPSTTDGRSAQEPEAQQEVHTAEHMKAFQKEMDNPNDLVSKVKIPKEHSEKFGHLLIQDIEGRIKPIDTQALDILRKIYKKDKYYGLTANQWFIAVQLDPAFWANAPLIKVDKKGGVKLKNLTKANDDGYTSLMNLIDPKTTRFVLDEHYNKSFSKKPAERSKFDDEVINVTERFNILDNTAKGYQLKIIPVQNDPSERWTSWVYQGKENPVEIDTMALGMISVYFNMVSKGIETGDWRAADNAIHYIDEYQHKWGKNVVPPSKKVEIEVLYNKANIFFWIMIAYTIVGSALVILAFIQLFRESKLLRYITNFFIGLTVIVFILQAIGLGVRWYLTGHAPWSNGYEAIVFISWVGVLSGLLLHKNRNAFIPATGAMVAVIMMGFAHGGSMLDPQITPLVPVLKSYWLIIHVAIIVSSYGFFGLSAVLSLFSLIIMLFRPNKKIKISLKEMAYVNEISLTIGLFLLTVGTFLGGMWANESWGRYWSWDPKETWAFITVIVYAIVLHMRLVPGLRGLWAYNIAAMWSIWSVIMTYFGVNYYLSGLHSYAAGDPIPVPLWVYLAAIGMLILSIVSKITYNKYHKKKK, from the coding sequence ATGGATAAGCTGCAAAAAATTCTATTTTCTACCAGGACCATGGCAGTTCTTTTATTTATTTACGCTGCTGCTATGGCGATTGCCACTTTTGTGGAAAACGATTATGATACTCTTACCGCAAAAAAATTGATTTACGATGCTACCTGGTTCGAGATTCTAATGGTTTGGTTAATGGCTCTTTTTATTGCTAATATCAAACGTTATAGTTTGTGGTCGTTTAAGAAACTTCCGGTTTTGGTGTTTCATTTAGCATTTTTGTTTATTTTCTTAGGTGGTGCAATTACACGCTATATTTCTTTTGAAGGGCAAATGCCAATTGCAGAAGGTGAAACAACCAACGAAATCATATCAGATAAATCATATTTCAAGATGATAATTGACGACGGTGAACAGCGAATGGCTTACGATAATCACGAATATGCGATGACTTATTTCGATAGAAAAGACAGCACTTCGTTTTTGTTTCGTCGACACTTCGAAGGAAAATATCAGTTCAAAGATAAAGTCATTAAACTAAAAACGTTTGATTATATCCCTCATGCACTTGATACGATTGTGCGAACCGATAAAGGAGAACGTATTCTAGAATTGGTTACAGTAGGTGAGGGCGGACGCCGTTCGGTTTTCATCAGAAGTGGAGAAATTAAAAGCATAAATGGTGCTTTAGTAACTTTTAATCGACCAATGGATGGTACCATTCAATTGAGAGAAGTTGATGGGCAGATTCTTATAAAATCACCTTTCGAGGGAGAATATGTTCAGATGCAAGGACAGGCAATCGGGCAAATTACCGATGAAGAAAAACTAAGAGAGGGCGCAGGTAAATTAGCCTTCAATGTAGAAGAGCCGTTAAAATACCGTTCGTTATATTCGATCATGAATGCACAATTTGTGGTACCTGTTCCACCTTTTACGGGAGAAGTTCAGTACCGACATGGTTCGAAACTCAATCCGAATGAAGCCGAATTACCTGGGGCTATCTATGCAGAAGTTTCGGTAGGAAATGAGCGCGACACTGTGGTTATTGTAGGTGGAAGAGGACAAACAAACTATACCGCAGATGCCAATTTAGCAGGATTGAACATATCGATTGGTTATGGATCTAAAATTGTAAAAACACCTTTTAGCATACGATTAGACGACTTTATACTCGATCGTTATCCAGGATCTATTAATCCATCATCTTTCGAAAGTATGATAACCGTAATCGATGAAGGTAAAGAAACTCCACAGCATATTTATATGAATAACGTGATGGATTATAAAGGCTATCGTTTTTTCCAGGCTAGCTATTTCCCAGACGAACAAGGAACCATCCTTTCTGTTAACCAAGATTGGTGGGGGACGAATGTTACTTATGTAGGATATTTTCTATTGTTTACCAGTATGTTTGTTACTTTATTTTGGAAAGGAACGCGTTTTTGGCAATTGAATTCGCTACTGAAAGCATTGCATCAGAAGAAAATGATTCTCCTACCATTTTTCTTATTAAGTTTTTATGGTCTCGGACAACTACCAAGCACAACCGATGGTAGAAGTGCACAAGAACCAGAAGCACAACAAGAAGTGCATACGGCCGAACACATGAAAGCTTTCCAGAAAGAAATGGATAATCCTAATGATTTGGTAAGCAAGGTAAAAATTCCAAAAGAGCATAGTGAAAAGTTTGGACATTTACTCATTCAAGATATCGAAGGACGAATCAAACCAATCGATACACAAGCATTGGATATTCTTCGGAAAATCTATAAAAAAGATAAATATTATGGGCTAACGGCTAACCAGTGGTTTATCGCCGTACAACTCGATCCTGCTTTTTGGGCTAATGCACCATTGATTAAGGTAGACAAAAAAGGAGGTGTTAAACTAAAAAATTTAACAAAAGCCAACGATGATGGTTATACCTCATTAATGAATCTTATCGACCCGAAAACAACTCGTTTTGTGTTGGATGAGCACTATAACAAATCCTTCTCTAAAAAACCAGCCGAACGCTCAAAGTTTGATGACGAGGTAATTAATGTTACCGAACGTTTTAATATTTTGGATAATACAGCAAAAGGGTACCAATTGAAAATTATTCCGGTACAAAATGATCCTTCAGAGCGCTGGACGTCTTGGGTTTATCAAGGAAAAGAGAACCCTGTCGAAATCGATACCATGGCTTTAGGAATGATAAGTGTTTACTTCAACATGGTTTCGAAAGGGATCGAAACGGGCGATTGGCGAGCAGCAGATAATGCAATACATTACATTGATGAGTACCAACACAAATGGGGTAAAAATGTAGTCCCACCCTCAAAAAAAGTAGAAATAGAGGTTCTATATAACAAAGCCAATATTTTCTTTTGGATAATGATTGCTTATACAATTGTTGGTTCCGCCTTGGTTATTTTAGCATTTATTCAGCTCTTTAGAGAATCGAAACTATTACGGTATATTACAAACTTCTTTATTGGGCTTACCGTTATTGTTTTTATTCTGCAAGCTATAGGTCTTGGGGTACGTTGGTATCTCACAGGACACGCTCCTTGGTCGAATGGGTATGAAGCTATTGTATTTATATCTTGGGTTGGAGTGCTGTCTGGCTTATTACTACATAAAAATAGAAACGCTTTTATCCCTGCAACCGGAGCAATGGTAGCGGTAATTATGATGGGGTTTGCACACGGAGGATCGATGCTAGATCCACAAATTACCCCCCTAGTTCCCGTGTTAAAATCATACTGGTTAATAATTCATGTTGCTATCATCGTGTCTAGTTATGGTTTCTTTGGTCTAAGTGCTGTTTTATCTTTATTCTCTTTGATCATCATGTTGTTCAGACCGAATAAGAAAATAAAAATATCCTTAAAAGAAATGGCATATGTCAACGAAATATCGCTGACTATTGGTTTATTTCTTCTCACCGTTGGGACATTCCTTGGAGGGATGTGGGCCAACGAATCTTGGGGTAGGTATTGGTCTTGGGACCCGAAAGAAACATGGGCATTTATTACAGTAATTGTCTATGCAATAGTTCTGCATATGCGTTTAGTGCCAGGCTTACGAGGTTTATGGGCGTATAATATTGCTGCAATGTGGTCTATTTGGTCGGTTATTATGACCTATTTTGGAGTAAATTATTACTTATCAGGATTGCATTCATATGCAGCAGGTGACCCAATTCCGGTTCCATTATGGGTGTATTTAGCTGCTATCGGAATGTTGATTTTGAGTATTGTCTCTAAAATAACCTATAATAAATACCACAAAAAAAAGAAATAA
- a CDS encoding type 1 glutamine amidotransferase domain-containing protein: MNKRIAILTEEGFEEVELSSPKKVLEDAGFEVDIISTTLEPIKSWDHTDWGKTYEVNRNVDQEKINISCYDALILPGGVLNPDKLRLNENALQLIRDFNDAGKPVAAICHAPQVLIDAGVVKGKKLTSYLSVRKDLENAGALWLDQSVVIDGNLITSRTPNDLSNFNRAILEALKK, encoded by the coding sequence ATGAACAAACGAATAGCAATCTTAACCGAAGAAGGATTTGAGGAGGTGGAATTGAGTTCGCCAAAAAAAGTTTTGGAAGACGCTGGTTTTGAAGTAGATATTATTTCTACTACTTTAGAACCGATCAAATCTTGGGATCACACCGATTGGGGAAAAACCTACGAGGTAAATCGCAATGTCGATCAAGAAAAAATAAATATTTCTTGTTATGATGCTTTGATTCTCCCGGGTGGAGTTCTGAATCCCGACAAATTACGCCTCAATGAGAATGCTCTACAACTTATCCGTGACTTTAACGATGCAGGGAAGCCAGTTGCAGCTATTTGCCATGCACCACAAGTCTTGATTGATGCTGGAGTTGTAAAAGGTAAGAAATTAACCTCTTATCTTTCTGTGAGAAAAGATTTAGAAAACGCAGGTGCATTATGGCTAGATCAGTCTGTGGTAATTGATGGCAATTTAATCACCTCAAGGACTCCCAATGATTTATCGAATTTTAATCGAGCTATTTTAGAAGCTCTAAAAAAATAA